From one Paenibacillus sp. FSL K6-1330 genomic stretch:
- a CDS encoding DUF917 domain-containing protein, with amino-acid sequence MRYLDKAAVENIAVGAAFLGTGGGGDPYIGKLMALSAIEKFGPVKLCSVDEIKDEDFFIPAAMMGAPSVLVEKFPKGDEFVKVFQKLANYLGKDQIAGTFPMEAGGVNSMIPIVVAAQLGLPLIDCDGMGRAFPELQMVTFNLDGISATPMAISDEKGNIGIFETIDNKWTERLARVATVEMGASALVSLYPATGAQIKQSGVHHIVTLSEQIGEIITSKNRDAGDKLQELLNLVSGYELFQGKIVDVIRETKGGFNLGRMHLEGIEAFKGGEMKVHFQNENLVAEKNGQVAAITPDLICLVDYETLLPVTTESLKYGKRVRVVGLPAHEKWRTEKGIQTAGPRYFGYDYDYVPIEDLVKKAVAENV; translated from the coding sequence ATGAGATATTTAGATAAAGCAGCTGTTGAAAACATCGCCGTCGGCGCAGCATTTCTGGGAACCGGCGGAGGGGGAGACCCTTACATCGGAAAATTGATGGCTCTCTCGGCCATTGAGAAGTTTGGACCTGTAAAACTATGCTCAGTCGATGAGATTAAGGATGAGGACTTTTTCATTCCGGCCGCGATGATGGGGGCGCCTTCCGTATTAGTGGAGAAATTCCCTAAAGGGGACGAGTTTGTTAAGGTGTTCCAAAAATTAGCGAATTACTTGGGAAAAGATCAGATCGCCGGCACGTTTCCGATGGAAGCAGGAGGCGTCAATTCCATGATTCCCATCGTCGTTGCGGCGCAACTGGGCTTGCCTCTGATCGACTGTGACGGTATGGGGCGAGCGTTCCCGGAGCTTCAAATGGTGACGTTTAACCTGGACGGCATTTCGGCGACACCAATGGCGATTTCGGATGAAAAAGGGAACATCGGCATCTTTGAGACCATTGATAATAAATGGACGGAACGGCTCGCCAGAGTGGCCACGGTTGAAATGGGCGCAAGTGCTCTGGTAAGCCTGTACCCGGCAACGGGTGCTCAAATAAAGCAAAGCGGCGTTCATCATATTGTGACCCTCTCCGAACAGATTGGAGAAATCATTACATCTAAGAATCGGGACGCGGGCGATAAGCTTCAAGAACTGCTGAACCTTGTGTCCGGCTATGAACTTTTCCAAGGTAAAATCGTGGATGTCATCCGGGAAACCAAGGGCGGATTTAATCTTGGACGAATGCATCTCGAAGGAATCGAGGCGTTTAAAGGCGGAGAGATGAAAGTTCATTTTCAAAATGAAAACCTGGTTGCCGAAAAGAACGGTCAAGTCGCTGCGATCACCCCGGATTTAATCTGTCTAGTCGATTACGAAACCTTGTTGCCAGTGACCACGGAGAGCCTGAAATATGGGAAGCGCGTACGGGTGGTCGGACTGCCTGCACATGAAAAGTGGAGAACGGAAAAAGGGATCCAGACGGCAGGACCAAGATACTTCGGGTATGATTACGATTATGTTCCTATTGAGGATTTGGTGAAAAAGGCGGTGGCTGAGAATGTATAG
- a CDS encoding hydantoinase/oxoprolinase family protein, which produces MYRIGIDVGGTNTDAIILDENYHLIHAVKSPTSLDIKAGIETSLRNLLQESKIDKTQITHAMLGTTQCTNAIVERKKLAQVGVIRLGYPATASVAPYTSWPEDMVQKLSGKYALVHGGYEYDGQVLGEVDEAEITALLEEWRSSVESIAVIGVFSSIKNDQELQVRDLIHQVYGAGFPVSCSSLIGSVGLIERENATILNAALCKVIETTTQGFVQALEEEGITDAAVFLCQNDGTLMSIDFAKQFPILTIACGPTNSIRGASYLAKIKDTMVLDVGGTTSDIGVLQDGFPRESSVAVEVGDIRTNFRMPDIISVGLGGGSIVRSENGKITVGPDSVGYKIGQEALVFGGHRLTTTDIAVRLGLADVGDKSLVAHLDEDFAKNVQAEIATIIEQAIDKMKTSSGDVELVLVGGGSVVIPDTIRGVSHMIKPENGGVANAIGACIAQISGQYEQIYIYSTEPREESLRDAQEKAVKQAVLAGADPATVELVEVEETPLAYHPGNATRLRVKVVGNMK; this is translated from the coding sequence ATGTATAGAATCGGGATCGATGTAGGCGGCACCAATACGGATGCCATCATTTTGGATGAGAATTATCATTTGATTCATGCGGTGAAATCACCAACAAGTCTGGATATTAAAGCGGGTATTGAAACCTCGCTCCGGAATTTACTGCAGGAATCGAAAATTGATAAAACCCAAATAACGCATGCTATGTTAGGTACAACACAGTGCACGAATGCCATTGTTGAGCGCAAAAAGCTGGCCCAAGTCGGCGTCATTCGTCTGGGTTACCCGGCAACGGCTTCCGTTGCTCCGTACACGTCTTGGCCTGAAGATATGGTTCAGAAGCTGTCGGGTAAATATGCTCTCGTTCATGGCGGATATGAATATGACGGCCAAGTGCTTGGAGAAGTCGATGAAGCTGAAATTACAGCCCTTTTAGAGGAGTGGCGGAGCAGTGTCGAGTCCATCGCAGTCATAGGGGTGTTTTCATCCATTAAAAATGATCAGGAGCTCCAGGTTCGCGATCTCATCCATCAAGTGTATGGAGCGGGATTCCCTGTTTCCTGCTCTTCCCTGATCGGTTCTGTCGGTTTAATCGAACGGGAAAATGCGACCATACTCAATGCAGCCTTGTGTAAGGTTATTGAAACGACGACCCAAGGATTTGTGCAGGCGTTAGAAGAAGAAGGCATCACAGACGCAGCGGTGTTTTTATGCCAGAATGACGGTACCTTAATGTCGATAGATTTCGCTAAACAATTTCCGATCCTAACCATTGCATGCGGGCCAACGAACAGCATACGCGGTGCCTCTTATTTGGCGAAGATCAAAGATACGATGGTTCTCGACGTAGGCGGGACGACATCGGACATCGGGGTTTTGCAGGACGGCTTCCCGAGAGAATCCTCAGTTGCGGTCGAGGTTGGCGATATCCGCACGAATTTCCGCATGCCGGATATTATCTCCGTTGGGTTGGGCGGCGGAAGCATTGTGCGCTCGGAGAACGGCAAAATTACGGTTGGCCCCGACAGCGTAGGATACAAGATTGGACAGGAAGCGCTGGTCTTTGGCGGGCATAGGCTGACTACAACAGACATTGCCGTTCGGCTGGGTCTCGCGGATGTCGGGGATAAGAGCTTGGTAGCGCATCTGGATGAAGACTTCGCTAAAAATGTGCAAGCTGAAATTGCAACCATCATTGAGCAGGCCATTGATAAAATGAAGACATCGTCGGGAGATGTTGAGCTTGTTTTGGTAGGCGGCGGCAGTGTCGTGATCCCGGACACCATTCGCGGAGTATCCCATATGATCAAGCCTGAGAACGGGGGCGTGGCTAACGCCATTGGCGCGTGTATTGCCCAAATCAGCGGACAATATGAGCAAATTTACATCTATTCTACAGAGCCCCGTGAGGAATCATTAAGAGATGCGCAAGAAAAAGCTGTGAAGCAGGCGGTGCTGGCTGGCGCTGATCCGGCTACGGTGGAGCTCGTGGAAGTGGAAGAAACCCCGCTGGCTTATCATCCGGGAAATGCGACGAGACTGAGAGTGAAAGTCGTAGGAAATATGAAGTAG
- a CDS encoding putative holin-like toxin, with translation MEVKDALTIMFLFGSFILALLTYINSNNKRK, from the coding sequence ATGGAAGTAAAGGATGCTTTGACGATCATGTTTTTATTTGGATCGTTTATCCTTGCCCTTTTAACATACATCAATTCTAACAACAAGAGAAAGTAA